The Nocardioides pantholopis genome window below encodes:
- a CDS encoding zinc-binding dehydrogenase: MRALVWDGDRLAVEEDVDVRRPGPGEVAVEIRMAGLCHSDLSPMEGRIPQPTPVILGHEAVGVVVEAGAGSDVPIGQRVVMTVLRRCGSCRHCLAGRPTLCTASGEPVPSPFSRHGETIHQFVRLGAFAERIVVTRDQVIAVPDALSDPVAAMLGCATITAFGAVEQRARLQAGETALVTGAGGIGLNVVLAARAAGASRIVVVDRNPAKEQIARKCGATDFLVPSGPAAIAPAVLDLVPGGVDTAFECAGNTALLEAAITSLAWGGRAVILGLPPTGTTLDLQVRALFHDKSLLGCRMGSVDPQTVLPLLAERVLAGEIDLDPLISTIVPMEGAADLVEDLRNGRIDRGFIDFGARS; this comes from the coding sequence GTGCGTGCACTGGTGTGGGACGGGGACCGGCTCGCCGTCGAGGAGGATGTCGACGTACGCCGACCCGGTCCGGGCGAGGTCGCCGTCGAGATCAGGATGGCTGGGCTCTGCCACAGCGATCTCAGCCCCATGGAGGGGCGGATCCCCCAGCCGACGCCGGTCATCCTCGGCCACGAGGCGGTCGGTGTCGTCGTCGAGGCCGGCGCGGGCAGCGACGTCCCCATCGGCCAGCGGGTGGTGATGACCGTACTGCGCCGCTGCGGCAGCTGTCGGCACTGCCTGGCGGGGCGGCCGACGCTGTGCACCGCATCCGGGGAGCCGGTCCCGAGCCCGTTCTCCCGGCACGGGGAGACGATCCACCAGTTCGTGCGGCTGGGCGCGTTCGCGGAGCGGATCGTGGTGACCCGCGACCAGGTGATCGCGGTCCCCGACGCCCTCTCCGACCCGGTCGCGGCGATGCTGGGCTGCGCCACGATCACCGCCTTCGGCGCCGTCGAGCAACGTGCTCGACTGCAGGCCGGAGAGACCGCCCTGGTGACCGGTGCCGGCGGCATCGGCCTCAACGTCGTCCTCGCCGCTCGGGCGGCGGGCGCCTCCCGCATCGTCGTGGTGGACCGCAACCCCGCCAAGGAGCAGATCGCCAGGAAGTGCGGCGCCACCGACTTCCTGGTGCCCTCCGGCCCGGCCGCGATCGCTCCCGCAGTGCTCGATCTGGTGCCCGGCGGCGTGGACACCGCGTTCGAGTGCGCGGGCAACACCGCCCTCCTCGAGGCGGCCATCACCAGCCTCGCCTGGGGCGGGCGGGCCGTGATCCTCGGACTGCCCCCGACCGGCACGACCCTGGACCTCCAGGTGCGCGCGCTCTTCCACGACAAGTCGCTGCTGGGCTGCCGGATGGGATCGGTCGATCCCCAGACCGTGCTGCCGCTCCTCGCCGAGCGGGTGCTGGCCGGCGAGATCGACCTGGATCCGCTGATCTCGACGATCGTGCCCATGGAGGGCGCCGCCGACCTCGTCGAGGACCTGCGCAACGGTCGGATCGACCGCGGCTTCATCGACTTCGGGGCCCGGTCATGA
- a CDS encoding MFS transporter yields the protein MTVPGGGRPAALEESRDDASRGARALVLDRTFGTLFWGKLLSSAGVWMQGVTAAIVVYEGTGSATAVSLITLAQALPQLVLGPWSGVLADRRHPARQIVLGRMLCVLGSGLLAAFFATVDPGPLLLVGVVFACSLLVGTGFVIGGPAMQSIIPDLVRPSELHTAMTLNTAPLTTARIAGPALGAFVLGWAGPAASFAVSAATHAVFVLLLVLVARIPHRSEGDRGTAVSMRAGLTYLRAHPRLWVMLGATALLGIGTEPSLTLAPALSESLHGNVLLAGPLTLSFGIGSLAGLLGTPVLRRWATVGQAAWIGLLTMIVGMGLVAALNSPAWAFACFGVAGAGFSWGMAGFSSLLQSETDRGFRGRVMAWWLVAFLGFRPLSASTTGLITDLLSVRAAFAVSSAALAVCAGLLGLALWRRSPPTRFH from the coding sequence GTGACCGTGCCGGGCGGGGGGCGACCGGCCGCGCTCGAGGAGTCCAGGGACGACGCGTCCCGCGGGGCGCGCGCCCTGGTCCTCGACCGCACCTTCGGCACCCTCTTCTGGGGCAAGCTCCTGTCGTCGGCCGGCGTCTGGATGCAGGGCGTGACGGCCGCGATCGTCGTCTACGAGGGCACCGGCTCGGCCACCGCCGTCAGCCTGATCACCCTGGCGCAGGCGCTCCCCCAGCTGGTCCTGGGGCCGTGGTCGGGCGTGCTCGCCGACCGCAGGCACCCCGCGCGCCAGATCGTGCTCGGCCGGATGCTCTGCGTCCTCGGCTCGGGGCTGCTCGCCGCGTTTTTCGCGACCGTGGATCCCGGCCCGCTCCTGCTGGTCGGCGTGGTCTTCGCCTGCTCGCTCCTGGTCGGCACCGGCTTCGTGATCGGCGGTCCGGCGATGCAGTCGATCATCCCCGACCTGGTCCGACCCAGCGAGCTGCACACCGCGATGACCCTCAACACGGCCCCGCTGACCACGGCCCGGATCGCCGGGCCGGCGCTCGGCGCCTTCGTCCTCGGCTGGGCCGGGCCCGCTGCCTCCTTCGCGGTCAGTGCCGCCACCCACGCGGTGTTCGTGCTCCTCCTCGTCCTGGTGGCACGGATCCCGCACCGGTCCGAGGGCGACCGAGGCACCGCGGTGTCGATGCGCGCCGGGCTGACCTACCTGCGGGCCCACCCGCGCCTGTGGGTGATGCTCGGGGCGACCGCGCTGCTCGGCATCGGCACCGAGCCGTCCCTCACGCTGGCTCCGGCGCTCTCGGAGTCCCTGCACGGCAACGTGCTGCTGGCCGGCCCGCTCACGCTGTCCTTCGGCATCGGCTCGCTGGCCGGCCTGCTCGGCACCCCCGTGCTGCGGCGGTGGGCCACGGTCGGCCAGGCCGCCTGGATCGGGCTGCTGACGATGATCGTCGGCATGGGACTGGTGGCGGCGCTGAACTCGCCCGCCTGGGCGTTCGCCTGCTTCGGCGTGGCCGGGGCGGGGTTCTCCTGGGGGATGGCGGGGTTCAGCTCGCTGCTCCAGTCCGAGACCGACCGAGGGTTCCGCGGCCGGGTGATGGCCTGGTGGCTCGTCGCGTTCCTCGGCTTCCGGCCGCTGTCCGCGTCCACGACCGGACTGATCACCGACCTGCTGTCGGTCCGCGCGGCGTTCGCCGTCTCGAGCGCGGCGCTGGCGGTCTGTGCCGGACTCCTGGGCCTCGCCTTGTGGCGCCGGTCACCTCCGACTAGATTCCACTGA
- a CDS encoding IclR family transcriptional regulator, producing MTVSEAVPTSAAPGSPPAAGSINRTLRVLAAVCEYGPASLGDLATVTGLTPSTLLRTLRLIRDQGFARQDDDKRWRATLRPWQLGCAVNDSIGTPAQTDRVLRDLVQRVDETAVYAAYEDGWLTYSGRAVPDKRARAQVPLGGRYSALETRTGHAVLAFLPRGEVDRVLATQAAALHPLPARRAWYDQLGVGARRGFAVGAGRHWPGVWAAAAPVFDQRGRPVGAIGVAVPIAGPVAGPGKVAGAGRPARGPAIVREVVAAAHRLTLSIGGPTRPPPAPLRGQLDRRDPR from the coding sequence ATGACCGTCTCCGAGGCCGTCCCGACGTCCGCGGCACCGGGATCGCCACCGGCGGCGGGCTCGATCAACCGGACGCTCCGGGTGCTGGCCGCGGTCTGCGAGTACGGTCCGGCCTCGCTCGGTGACCTGGCGACGGTGACCGGGCTGACCCCCTCCACGCTCCTGCGGACCCTGCGACTGATCCGGGACCAGGGCTTCGCCCGCCAGGACGACGACAAGCGGTGGCGCGCCACCCTGCGGCCCTGGCAGCTCGGATGTGCGGTGAACGACTCGATCGGCACGCCCGCCCAGACCGATCGGGTGCTGCGCGACCTCGTCCAGCGCGTCGACGAGACGGCCGTCTACGCCGCCTACGAGGACGGCTGGCTCACCTACTCCGGCCGGGCCGTGCCGGACAAGCGGGCCCGTGCCCAGGTCCCCCTCGGCGGCCGGTACAGCGCGCTGGAGACGAGGACCGGGCACGCGGTGCTGGCCTTCCTCCCGCGCGGCGAGGTCGACCGGGTGCTCGCCACCCAGGCGGCCGCGCTGCACCCGCTGCCGGCGCGCCGGGCGTGGTACGACCAGTTGGGGGTCGGCGCGCGGCGCGGGTTCGCGGTGGGGGCGGGGCGGCACTGGCCCGGCGTCTGGGCCGCGGCGGCACCGGTGTTCGACCAGCGAGGTCGCCCGGTGGGCGCGATCGGTGTCGCGGTACCGATCGCTGGGCCGGTCGCGGGTCCCGGCAAGGTGGCCGGCGCAGGCCGGCCCGCGCGGGGGCCCGCCATTGTCCGCGAGGTCGTCGCGGCGGCCCATCGCCTCACGCTCTCGATCGGCGGACCCACGCGGCCGCCGCCCGCGCCGCTGCGCGGCCAACTCGACAGGAGAGACCCACGGTGA
- a CDS encoding aldehyde dehydrogenase family protein: MSVTVSVPTHPCWIAGQPVETPTTYAVHDPYTEQVIAHVADAVRAVADAAADAAAAASAEWAATPVAVRRRVLGRAGELLEQRRDELVELAMADAGARRDVAEQTQVDAALLRLRQWSTKSADLLEVPVDPTVNGLAGRVTRLPVGVVACISPYNFPLLAMVGKIAPALFAGNAVVMKPAPQDPLLVVALTEALNEALAAESAPPGAVNLVVGAGAESGAALVDHPAVGAVSFTGSTTVGTEIYRSAAPGMKRLLMELGGKGALVARADADLDDVVAAATRAWTVHAGQICVTPARIIVDRSIHDELVRRLRGVLASLVHGDPRDPATTTVPLISPVQRDRVADLVASARAEGARVETATGIPERGWFHPATLVLDATPDLTVMQEEAFGPVICVTASDSDDEAVTIANATRYGLTDQVYSRDLAAAEAVAGRLRAAQVGINTCARRMDLPFGGSKASGLGRSGGTYALDSYTELRAVVWPSTD, encoded by the coding sequence ATGAGTGTCACGGTCTCGGTGCCGACGCACCCGTGCTGGATCGCCGGCCAGCCGGTCGAGACGCCGACGACGTACGCCGTGCACGACCCGTACACCGAGCAGGTCATCGCCCACGTGGCCGACGCGGTCCGTGCCGTGGCGGACGCCGCGGCCGACGCGGCGGCCGCGGCCAGCGCGGAGTGGGCGGCCACCCCGGTCGCCGTACGCCGTCGGGTGCTCGGCCGCGCCGGCGAGCTCCTCGAGCAACGCCGCGACGAGCTCGTCGAGCTGGCCATGGCCGACGCCGGCGCCCGCCGGGACGTCGCCGAGCAGACCCAGGTCGATGCCGCCCTGCTCCGGCTGCGGCAGTGGTCGACGAAGTCGGCGGACCTACTCGAGGTGCCGGTCGACCCCACTGTCAACGGCCTGGCGGGCCGGGTGACCAGGCTGCCGGTCGGGGTCGTGGCCTGCATCAGCCCCTACAACTTCCCGCTGCTCGCGATGGTCGGCAAGATCGCGCCGGCACTCTTCGCCGGCAACGCCGTGGTGATGAAGCCGGCGCCGCAGGACCCGCTGCTCGTGGTCGCCCTGACCGAGGCGCTCAACGAGGCCCTGGCCGCCGAGTCCGCCCCGCCGGGAGCGGTCAACCTGGTGGTCGGCGCCGGCGCGGAGTCCGGCGCCGCCCTGGTCGACCATCCCGCCGTCGGCGCAGTCAGCTTCACCGGGAGCACCACCGTCGGCACCGAGATTTACCGCTCGGCGGCGCCGGGCATGAAGCGGCTGCTGATGGAGCTCGGCGGCAAGGGCGCGCTCGTCGCACGCGCCGACGCGGACCTGGACGACGTGGTGGCCGCCGCCACCCGGGCCTGGACGGTGCACGCCGGCCAGATCTGCGTCACCCCCGCTCGGATCATTGTCGACCGGAGCATCCACGACGAGCTGGTCCGGCGCCTCCGCGGCGTCCTCGCGAGCCTCGTGCACGGGGACCCCCGAGACCCGGCCACGACGACCGTGCCGCTGATCTCGCCCGTGCAACGCGACCGGGTCGCGGACCTCGTCGCGTCGGCCCGCGCCGAGGGAGCCCGGGTCGAGACCGCCACCGGCATCCCCGAGCGGGGCTGGTTCCACCCCGCGACCCTGGTCCTCGACGCGACGCCGGACCTGACCGTGATGCAGGAGGAGGCCTTCGGGCCGGTCATCTGCGTGACGGCGTCGGACTCCGACGACGAGGCCGTCACGATCGCGAACGCGACCCGCTACGGCCTCACGGACCAGGTCTACTCCCGGGACCTGGCCGCGGCCGAGGCCGTCGCCGGACGGCTCCGTGCCGCCCAGGTCGGGATCAACACCTGTGCGCGCCGGATGGACCTCCCGTTCGGCGGCAGCAAGGCCAGCGGCCTCGGTCGCAGCGGTGGGACCTATGCGCTCGACTCCTACACCGAGCTGCGGGCCGTGGTCTGGCCGAGCACCGACTGA
- a CDS encoding AMP-binding protein, producing MRNFFGYAEQDPDRVAVVHTDGQSISYGEMRDDANRVSNFLWSRGLKPEQTVATLLPNSYQLMAVVRGATQIPLYLTPVNWHLTAAEISYVLTDSGARVLFTAEPFMELARTAVAEAGLPPETVVAVDVVPPGAGSRLSGPVRAAAATTPPNQGAGNRMLYTSGTTGRPKAVRRPLRGISPVEAAGSALARAERYGADHEDGVFLGVAPMYHASPLAYADQALDVGHRVVLLERWTRDGALAAIAEHGVTWLYLVPLMMQELLTLPEAERDAARVRSLRSIVHTAAPCPPHVKRAMIDWLGPILVEVYGGTEGSATVITSPEWLTHVGSVGRPLPHVSVRILDEARNEVPTGQVGTVYFRNDELAFVYLGDPEKTAASRLDGHVTLGDLGRFDEDGYLYLSDRAADLIISGGVNIYPAEVEHALVELPGVSDACVVGRPDDRWGESVHAVVVLDRPGTAEDLAASLTAELRVKIAGYKIPRSWDFVDALPRSAAGKLLRREVRKGAAAPRA from the coding sequence GTGCGCAACTTCTTCGGCTACGCCGAGCAGGACCCCGACCGGGTCGCCGTCGTCCACACCGACGGTCAGAGCATCAGCTACGGCGAGATGCGCGACGACGCCAACCGGGTCAGCAACTTCCTCTGGTCGCGTGGCCTGAAGCCCGAGCAGACCGTCGCGACCCTGCTGCCGAACTCCTACCAGCTGATGGCGGTCGTCCGCGGCGCCACCCAGATCCCGCTGTACCTCACCCCGGTCAACTGGCATCTCACCGCGGCCGAGATCTCCTACGTGCTGACCGACTCCGGCGCCCGCGTCCTGTTCACCGCCGAGCCGTTCATGGAGCTGGCCAGGACCGCGGTCGCCGAGGCGGGCCTTCCCCCGGAGACGGTCGTCGCGGTGGACGTCGTACCTCCCGGAGCCGGCTCCCGGCTGAGCGGCCCGGTGCGTGCGGCCGCCGCCACCACACCGCCGAACCAGGGCGCCGGCAACCGGATGCTCTACACCTCCGGAACCACCGGACGTCCGAAGGCGGTGCGGCGCCCGCTGCGCGGCATCAGCCCAGTCGAGGCCGCCGGCTCGGCGCTGGCCCGGGCCGAGCGGTACGGCGCGGACCACGAGGACGGCGTGTTCCTCGGCGTCGCCCCGATGTACCACGCCTCGCCGCTCGCGTACGCCGACCAGGCGCTCGACGTGGGCCACCGGGTGGTGCTGCTCGAGCGCTGGACCCGGGACGGCGCCCTGGCGGCGATCGCCGAGCACGGCGTGACCTGGCTCTACCTGGTGCCGCTCATGATGCAGGAGCTGCTGACTCTCCCCGAGGCCGAGCGGGACGCCGCACGGGTCCGCTCCCTGCGCTCGATCGTGCACACCGCGGCGCCGTGCCCGCCGCACGTGAAGCGGGCGATGATCGACTGGCTGGGCCCGATCCTGGTCGAGGTGTACGGCGGCACCGAGGGCAGCGCCACCGTGATCACCTCCCCGGAGTGGCTGACCCACGTCGGCAGCGTCGGCAGGCCGCTGCCCCACGTCAGCGTGCGGATCCTGGACGAGGCCCGCAACGAGGTGCCGACCGGGCAGGTCGGGACCGTGTACTTCAGGAACGACGAGCTCGCGTTCGTCTACCTGGGCGACCCCGAGAAGACTGCGGCCTCGCGCCTCGACGGGCACGTCACGCTCGGCGACCTCGGCCGGTTCGACGAGGACGGCTACCTCTACCTCTCCGACCGGGCCGCCGACCTGATCATCAGCGGCGGGGTGAACATCTACCCCGCCGAGGTCGAGCACGCCCTGGTCGAGCTGCCGGGGGTGAGCGACGCCTGCGTCGTCGGCCGCCCGGACGACCGGTGGGGCGAGAGCGTCCACGCCGTCGTCGTACTCGACCGCCCCGGCACCGCCGAGGACCTGGCCGCGTCGCTCACGGCCGAGCTGCGCGTCAAGATCGCGGGCTACAAGATCCCGCGGAGCTGGGACTTCGTCGACGCGCTGCCCCGCTCCGCGGCGGGCAAGCTACTGCGGCGCGAGGTGCGGAAGGGCGCGGCGGCGCCGCGGGCGTGA
- a CDS encoding crotonase/enoyl-CoA hydratase family protein → MTVRTETAGRTFVITIDRPAVRNAVDAVTSELLAAAFDELDARPDVTVGVLAGAHGHFCAGLDLRAFLAGQRPSIPERGFAGLVRRPPQKPLIAAVEGAALGGGFEMVLACDLVVAAQDAFFGQLEVTRGLVASGGGLMRLPRKIPRNIALEWILTGARISASRAHEVHLVNRLVPSGEALARALELAEEVGRNGPLAVRASKQIVVESQDWTDAEFFQRQAEISDPVRASADAQEGARAFVEGRRPEWTGR, encoded by the coding sequence GTGACGGTCCGGACCGAGACCGCAGGACGCACCTTCGTGATCACGATCGACCGGCCCGCGGTGCGCAACGCGGTCGATGCTGTCACCTCCGAGCTGCTCGCCGCGGCCTTCGACGAGCTCGACGCGCGCCCCGACGTCACCGTCGGCGTCCTCGCCGGCGCGCACGGCCACTTCTGCGCCGGGCTCGACCTGCGCGCGTTCCTGGCCGGTCAGCGGCCCTCGATCCCGGAGCGCGGCTTCGCCGGCCTGGTCCGGCGACCGCCGCAGAAGCCGCTCATCGCCGCCGTCGAGGGTGCCGCCCTGGGCGGCGGGTTCGAGATGGTGCTCGCGTGCGACCTGGTGGTGGCGGCCCAGGACGCGTTCTTCGGTCAGCTCGAGGTCACCCGGGGACTGGTGGCCTCGGGCGGCGGGCTGATGCGCCTGCCCCGCAAGATCCCGCGCAACATCGCCCTGGAGTGGATCCTCACTGGGGCCAGGATTTCGGCGTCCCGCGCCCATGAGGTGCACCTGGTCAACCGGCTGGTGCCGTCGGGGGAGGCCCTCGCCCGCGCCCTGGAGCTGGCCGAGGAGGTCGGGCGCAACGGGCCGCTGGCCGTGCGGGCGAGCAAGCAGATCGTCGTGGAGTCCCAGGACTGGACGGACGCCGAGTTCTTCCAGCGGCAGGCGGAGATCAGCGACCCGGTCCGGGCCTCGGCCGACGCGCAGGAGGGCGCCCGGGCGTTCGTCGAGGGTCGACGCCCGGAGTGGACCGGCCGCTGA
- a CDS encoding Zn-ribbon domain-containing OB-fold protein has product MTTTATATEPYPVPRPTPETRPYWDATARHELVHHRCASCGSGTQHPRAICGCGSTALSWALCSGRGRLHSYVIVHRPEPVFAAEAPFVLAVVELDEGVRMTTRIVEVDPVPEALRLDMPVELRWLERGSVSLPVFAPSPEPAA; this is encoded by the coding sequence ATGACGACCACTGCGACGGCCACCGAGCCCTACCCCGTCCCCCGGCCGACCCCAGAGACCCGGCCCTACTGGGACGCGACAGCGCGTCACGAGCTCGTGCACCACCGCTGTGCCTCCTGCGGGTCCGGCACCCAGCACCCCCGCGCGATCTGCGGGTGCGGGTCCACCGCGCTCAGCTGGGCGCTGTGCTCGGGGCGCGGCCGCCTGCACTCCTACGTCATCGTGCACCGCCCGGAGCCGGTCTTCGCCGCGGAGGCGCCCTTCGTGCTGGCCGTGGTCGAGCTCGACGAGGGCGTGCGGATGACGACCCGGATCGTCGAGGTGGACCCGGTGCCCGAGGCCCTGCGCCTGGACATGCCGGTCGAGCTGCGCTGGCTGGAGCGCGGGTCGGTCAGCCTCCCGGTGTTCGCCCCGAGCCCGGAGCCGGCCGCATGA
- a CDS encoding thiolase C-terminal domain-containing protein, protein MSALIVGAAETDALGRNPDQSVLGLNVEGGLRALADAGLEPGQIDGVAGAYSPHGVAHALGITPRWVDTTNVGGCSFLMHVRHAAAAIAAGHATRVLITHGESGRSRIGTVPRPRDPQSWTGQFEEPYGAKPPYTRFTLPAMRYLHDHGLDEVALAEVVVAQRRWSARVPRAGRRDLLSVEEVLAAPSLAWPFRVPMVCMLTDGGGGLVVTSAEHAPAAQRARAVHVLGTGEGADPLLVAQVPDPAGSSAARRAADDAFAESGLTRAEVDHVMVYDAFAHLPLIGLENLGLAPPGKAAELVGAGETSPGGSLPLNTNGGGLAYTHTGMYGMFAIQEAVRQLRHEAPAQVPGARTSAVLGFGGMFTAAAVLLLGRD, encoded by the coding sequence ATGAGCGCCCTGATCGTCGGGGCGGCGGAGACCGACGCGCTCGGCCGCAACCCCGACCAGTCCGTGCTGGGACTGAACGTCGAGGGCGGCCTGCGTGCCCTGGCGGACGCCGGGCTCGAGCCCGGTCAGATCGACGGCGTCGCCGGCGCGTACTCCCCGCACGGGGTCGCCCACGCGCTCGGCATCACCCCGCGCTGGGTGGACACCACCAACGTCGGTGGCTGCTCCTTCCTCATGCACGTCCGCCATGCCGCCGCCGCCATCGCCGCGGGCCACGCGACCCGGGTGCTGATCACCCACGGCGAGTCGGGGCGGTCCCGGATCGGGACGGTGCCGCGGCCCCGCGACCCGCAGTCGTGGACCGGCCAGTTCGAGGAGCCGTACGGCGCGAAGCCGCCGTACACCCGGTTCACCCTGCCCGCGATGCGCTACCTCCACGACCACGGGCTGGACGAGGTCGCCCTCGCCGAGGTGGTCGTCGCGCAGCGACGCTGGTCCGCCCGGGTCCCGCGGGCCGGCCGACGCGACCTGCTGAGCGTCGAGGAGGTGCTGGCGGCACCCAGCCTCGCCTGGCCGTTCCGGGTCCCGATGGTGTGCATGCTGACCGACGGCGGCGGCGGGCTGGTGGTCACCTCGGCCGAGCACGCCCCCGCCGCGCAGCGCGCCCGCGCCGTCCACGTCCTCGGCACCGGCGAGGGCGCCGACCCGCTGCTCGTCGCGCAGGTGCCTGACCCGGCCGGCTCCTCGGCCGCGCGGCGGGCGGCCGACGACGCGTTCGCCGAGTCCGGGCTGACGCGCGCCGAGGTCGACCACGTGATGGTCTACGACGCATTCGCCCACCTGCCGCTGATCGGGCTGGAGAACCTCGGCCTCGCACCGCCCGGCAAGGCCGCGGAGCTAGTCGGGGCGGGCGAGACCTCGCCGGGCGGCTCGCTGCCGCTCAACACCAACGGCGGCGGGCTCGCCTACACCCACACCGGCATGTACGGCATGTTCGCGATCCAGGAGGCGGTGCGCCAGCTGCGCCACGAGGCGCCCGCCCAGGTGCCCGGCGCCCGCACCAGCGCCGTACTCGGCTTCGGCGGGATGTTCACCGCCGCCGCCGTCCTCCTGCTCGGACGGGACTGA
- a CDS encoding MaoC/PaaZ C-terminal domain-containing protein: MVPNLDAVGFVSPRWTRTWTSTDSLLYAVALGAGPDELSLTTENCIGVRQRAVPSYAALIGRTGAAVREAVGPAWDPVRLVYAGQRVVWHRELAPEGAAELESTVVAIADKGSGALVTVDTTATEPGSGEPLFTARRQVFLRGAGGFDPSRSPEPAPEVSDESDETVLRHRLPENQALLYRLCGDRHPLHSDPAFARRAGFDRPILHGLCTYGVTARLLLREVLRGDPGRMTSLEARFRATVWPGDDLELRYRTTGPGSVHFQVRRLGSARPALDAGVLTFKEEAR; the protein is encoded by the coding sequence ATGGTGCCGAACCTCGATGCGGTGGGCTTCGTCTCGCCCCGCTGGACGCGGACGTGGACCTCGACGGACAGCCTGCTGTACGCCGTGGCGCTCGGCGCCGGTCCGGACGAGCTGTCGCTGACGACCGAGAACTGCATCGGGGTCCGGCAGCGGGCCGTCCCGTCGTACGCCGCCCTGATCGGGAGGACGGGTGCGGCGGTCCGGGAGGCGGTCGGCCCGGCCTGGGACCCGGTGCGGCTGGTGTACGCCGGGCAGCGGGTCGTCTGGCACCGCGAGCTGGCGCCGGAGGGCGCGGCCGAGCTGGAGTCGACGGTGGTCGCGATCGCCGACAAGGGCTCGGGCGCCTTGGTGACCGTCGACACGACGGCGACCGAGCCCGGATCGGGGGAGCCGCTGTTCACGGCCCGGCGGCAGGTCTTCCTCCGGGGCGCGGGCGGGTTCGACCCGTCCCGCTCCCCGGAGCCGGCTCCGGAGGTGAGCGACGAGAGCGACGAGACGGTGCTGCGGCACCGGCTGCCTGAGAACCAGGCGCTGCTCTACCGGCTCTGCGGTGACCGGCACCCGCTGCACTCGGACCCCGCGTTCGCGCGTCGCGCTGGCTTCGACCGGCCGATCCTGCACGGGCTGTGCACCTACGGCGTGACCGCGCGGCTGCTGCTGCGCGAGGTGCTCAGGGGAGACCCCGGTCGAATGACCTCACTGGAGGCGCGCTTCCGGGCCACCGTCTGGCCGGGGGACGATCTGGAGCTGCGCTATCGGACGACCGGCCCCGGCAGCGTGCACTTCCAGGTCCGGCGGCTGGGGTCGGCACGTCCGGCCCTTGACGCGGGAGTGCTCACCTTCAAGGAAGAGGCCCGATGA